In Bernardetia litoralis DSM 6794, the genomic window AGCTTCTAAGCTCTTTACTTCATTTTGGCGTTTGGCTTTGTCAATGGAAAGATAGCCATGAAAAGCAAAATTTTGTCCATTAAATCCAGAAGCCATCAAGGCAAGCAAAATAGATGACGCTCCCACAAGTGGCACAACTTCAATATTTTTTTTGTGTGCATATTCCACAGCCAACGCCCCAGGGTCAGCAACTCCTGGGCAACCTGCTTCTGACATAATTCCTACTTTTGTAGGCTCATTATTTTCATCTTTTTTAGGAATTTGTTTGAAGTAATTTTCTAGTTCTGCTTTTGTCGTTTTTTTGTCCAACTGAAAAAGCACTAAATCATCAATTACGACTCCTAATTTTAAAGCAGAAATGAAACGTCTTGCTGTACGTAAATTTTCTACTAAAAAATATTTTGTTTGCCGAATAATCATTGGTATTTCTTGAGAAAGACTCTCTTTATTACCTTCTTCTAACCAAATTGGAATTAAATATATTTTCATTTTATAAATTAATTGTTGCCTTACTATTATATAATAACACAAATATAAACTAAACTTAACAAATCGTTCACTTACTAAATATCAAGAGTGGATAAATGAAACACTAACTTTGCAGTCAAATAAAAAATATCCTTTAGGGTAATTCCAATAAACAAAAAACAAATAATTCATCTTGAATTTATCTCCTCAAAATAATATTCCTGTAAAAAACGAAAATACAACAAATCTCTCAAAGTTACTACTTCGTATCTTATATGCAGTATTGATTATTTGTTTGTTTTTGGTTTCGATAGATATGTTGATGAGTGCCTTTCGTTTGTTTGGAAAAGATATTGCTGATGCTATTTTTTCAGTCTCGGCACATCCTTTTGCAGGCATTTTTATAGGCCTTTTGATTACAGCAATATTGCAAAGCAGTTCAACTGTTACAGCGATGGTAGTGGCAGCCGTTGCAGCAGGCGCACTCACTATCGAAACAGCTACTCCTATGATTATGGGAGCAAATGTAGGAACAACTATTACAAGTGCTGTTGTTGCTTTGGGACATATTTCAAAAAAGAAAGAACTCCGAAAAGCCTTTGCAGCAGCTAGTTTGCACGATTTTTTTAATGTTTTGACGGCTCTTATTCTTTTTCCATTAGAATACTATACTCATTTTTTATCAAATCTTGCTAAATATGTAACCGAATTACTTCCACTTTCGGCTACTTCTGAAAATTTCATTCCTCCTGTTATTTCTATTCCTTCAACTTTTATAGTTACTCAATTAAATGATTTTCCTATTCTAATTTTAATTTTTGCTCTTCTCTGTTTGTTTTTAGCGATTCGTTTGTTTATCAATCTTTTAAAAGAACAAATGATAGGAAAACAAAGACAAAAAATACATGAGCTTTTCTTTGGGAGTATTTGGAAATCTTTTGGTTGGGGATTTATCACAACGGCAGCTATTCAGTCTAGTTCGGTTACAACTTCTTTAGTTGTTCCTTTGGTGGCTACTCGCAAAGTAAATATTCAAAAAGCCTTTCCTTTTATTGTAGGAGCAAATATTGGCACTACCCTAACAACACTTTTAGCAGCTTTATTCAAATCAGAAGCAGCTATCACCATTGCTCTTGTACATATCTTATTTAACCTTATCGGTGCTATGATTTTTTTGATTGTTCCTTTTATGAAGCAAATTCCTATTTTGCTTGCACAGCGTTTGGGAATGGCAGCCATGAATAATCGTAGTAGTGCTTTAGCTTATTTGTTAGTTGTGTTTTTTGTTCTTCCCTTTGGAATGATTTATAGTTCTTTTCAAGATAATGATTTAGATTTGCAAAAAATAAGCACAACAGATATAAAGCAAGATTCCTCTTTTGTTCAAAAAAAAAAATAAATTTTAAAAAATCGAATATTAATTAATAGTTTTAAAAACAACAATAAAAAAAATGGATTTACACATTATATTTATGATTTTAGGTTTTAGTTTTGCAGCTTATTCGGTGGTGGGTAATGATGTAATCCAAACCTTAGGAACATTTATAAGCTCTAATGGCAAAACACCTTGGTATTTACTTTGGGCATATACAGGAGCTATTTTGGTAAGTGTTCTTTTTTATGGTTGGTATTCTGGTCAAGGTGTAGCTTATGGAAGACTTAATAAAATTCCTTTCCCTGAAGTATTGCAATGGTGGCATGTTTTGCCTCCTTTAGTTTTGCTTATTATTACTCGTTTTGGGATTCCTGTCAGCACAACTTTTTTAGTTTTGAGTGTTTTTGCAACTAAAAATATTACGAGTATGGTTACCAAATCAGCTTTGGGTTATTTGGTTGCTTTTGGTGCTGCTATCTTTGTTTATTACTTGATAAGTAGATTTTTTGAAGAGAATTTTATTAGAAAAGAAATAAAGAAAAATGAGAAAAGAATTTGGACTGTTCTGCAATGGGGTTCAACAGGTTTTTTATGGTCACAATGGCTTATTCAAGATTTGGCAAATATCTATGTTTATCTACCTCGTGGAAATGACCTTTCTACTACTTCTTTTGTATTATCAATGCTTATGTTATTAGCTCTTTTGGGTTATATTTTTTATAGTCGTGGGGGTAGTATTCAAAAAATTATTACTACCAAAACAAATACTACTGATATTCGTTCGGCTACAATCATTGACCTTATCTATGGAATTGTCTTGTTTATCTTTAAAGAAATAAATGATATTCCGATGAGTACGACATGGGTTTTTGTAGGTCTTTTGGCTGGTCGTGAACTAATGATAAATCTTCGTATCAATATGGAAGCTGCTTTCCAAACTCGCTTAAAAAATGACAAGAAAAAAGCAAAACGAAAAGGAACTTGGGTAGAAGAAGAAAAAATTGATGTAAAAAATCATCCACTCTATCCTCGTTATTCTGGCTTAGAAAGTATTTTGAGAATGATTGGAGGAGATTTATTGAAAGTATTTGCTGGTTTAATAGTTAGTTTGATTTTAGTCTTAATAATTAGTTTTGTGAAGTAATTTCATTGGGGCGATAGAATTGGGAGTAGAGAATAAGAAACCCAAAAAGAAGAAAAACCTTCATTATTCTATAAAAATAGAACAATGAAGGTTTTTAGTTTACCGAAATAAAATCGGATTTTGGAATAGAATACCTTTTTTGACTTTTAATTTAAGTCTATTTTTCTAAGTAAGAAGAAAGTTTTTCTACCAA contains:
- a CDS encoding SAM-dependent methyltransferase gives rise to the protein MKIYLIPIWLEEGNKESLSQEIPMIIRQTKYFLVENLRTARRFISALKLGVVIDDLVLFQLDKKTTKAELENYFKQIPKKDENNEPTKVGIMSEAGCPGVADPGALAVEYAHKKNIEVVPLVGASSILLALMASGFNGQNFAFHGYLSIDKAKRQNEVKSLEAESKKLKRSQIFMETPYRNNPLLKDILKVLNPKTRLCIASNITSQSQFIKTKMVAEWKKEIPDLHKIPTIFVLYAI
- a CDS encoding Na/Pi symporter, yielding MNLSPQNNIPVKNENTTNLSKLLLRILYAVLIICLFLVSIDMLMSAFRLFGKDIADAIFSVSAHPFAGIFIGLLITAILQSSSTVTAMVVAAVAAGALTIETATPMIMGANVGTTITSAVVALGHISKKKELRKAFAAASLHDFFNVLTALILFPLEYYTHFLSNLAKYVTELLPLSATSENFIPPVISIPSTFIVTQLNDFPILILIFALLCLFLAIRLFINLLKEQMIGKQRQKIHELFFGSIWKSFGWGFITTAAIQSSSVTTSLVVPLVATRKVNIQKAFPFIVGANIGTTLTTLLAALFKSEAAITIALVHILFNLIGAMIFLIVPFMKQIPILLAQRLGMAAMNNRSSALAYLLVVFFVLPFGMIYSSFQDNDLDLQKISTTDIKQDSSFVQKKK